One Anopheles marshallii chromosome 3, idAnoMarsDA_429_01, whole genome shotgun sequence genomic region harbors:
- the LOC128713560 gene encoding embryonic polarity protein dorsal: MSFPVHRYDPYSSTGATRSYTPYTDDTDGDTERRYNSSASSDTSTSSSDYEHLNLFHKLDHLQRSPIAGLYNVIVHNNPEIVVNRGVSTCPVTGDGGGDVDASKVPSPTITVTSPSPVATTKQPLSPPKPSPIPIQIPSPAFQPEVHVIGEDIRQEMPPVATQRPYVEITEQPHPKALRFRYECEGRSAGSIPGVSTTTDHKTFPSIQVHGYRGRAVVVVSCVTKEGPDHKPHPHNLVGKEGCKKGVCTVEINSTTMSYTFNNLGIQCVKKKDVEEALRLRQEIRVDPYRTGFGHAKEPGSIDLNAVRLCFQVFLEGQQRGRFTEPLTPVVSDIIYDKKAMSDLIICRLSDCCAPASGGKEIILLCEKVVKEDIKVRFFEKKGNITVWENYAEFSHTDVHKQVAISFRTPPYKAIEISDPVRVYVQLERPSDNTYSEVRDFQFIPADSGRRRFSALHRELMKNPNADSPENQLIKRILLEGSNRSALEQQTAVVKPANGPALRTEEVIVLDTPIIEDKPFVAETVTSDQKTTEWIQRNEFNVTANNGNTIGDGGSSGDDNQMIIGDTNNNVYQPNSFDLPDGTTHNTDANANVFVAPAANAAAAGSAAVPDDDQTLKELLEQVAELDEIYTDHQLRRENLILEQELKTLEQTVPVQLGSPGGQPMDIDEVFDDAATYTSLQRAFKNPLSITLGPPIPPRPEHAKLDAGVYDAVEPLHVPTIDVTSLKRESQEMEKLPPLPPKRAKPSVQNKENNALDANDEVLLNTIIRKGSMRSLAPRPQSDQIIIMKSPDSPLNKKLPPTPPSSPSKGSSSAGGTGPGDFSTLPKNGNKKPGFFSKLFSRKKSKSDLTASTNTLNRKNASGTSKEPSLTVDFSGTEGSSPHRKGSLRDSSSGEKRKTGKPVARSVSSVSARRPTSDANPDYIYIPLKGDGPTGGMQSRNGGSGTHLSLPGNDSYERASTASLPPLDRKAVSALQLDVPIQDGNLELVAIADARSIKNLVEGNYGVQLDPNVDLTEAEHFALYTSIAPNAALSEFDETSCYYAPVEPSPLVATVQQYPQNQLQLQQQQQQQHQSQITRMVTDSDV; the protein is encoded by the exons ATGTCCTTTCCGGTGCATCGATATGATCCCTACTCGTCTACCGGTGCCACTCGTTCCTATACTCCCTATACCGACGACACCGATGGTGACACCGAGCGCCGTTACAACTCGTCTGCATCGTCGGACACTTCCACGTCATCGTCCGACTACGAGCATCTCAATCTCTTTCACAAACTCGACCATCTGCAACGGTCCCCGATCGCGGGACTGTACAATGTGATCGTACACAATAATCCTGAGATAGTTGTTAACCGTGGTGTGTCCACCTGCCCCGTTACTGGCGACGGTGGGGGTGATGTGGACGCAAGTAAAGTTCCCTCCCCAACTATTACCGTCACGTCACCGTCACCAGTGGCGACAACCAAACAACCATTATCTCcaccaaaaccatcaccaaTACCAATCCAAATACCATCTCCCGCATTCCAACCGGAAG TTCACGTAATCGGTGAAGATATACGCCAAGAAATGCCACCAGTAGCAACGCAACGCCCGTACGTGGAGATCACGGAACAGCCGCATCCGAAGGCGCTGCGGTTTCGCTATGAGTGCGAAGGACGATCGGCCGGTTCGATTCCCGGCGTCAGTACAACGACCGATCACAAAACGTTCCCCAGCATACAGGTGCACGGTTATCGGGGACGTGCGGTTGTTGTGGTGTCCTGCGTCACCAAGGAAGGTCCCGATCACAAGCCGCACCCGCACAATCTTGTCGGCAAGGAGGGCTGCAAGAAGGGCGTTTGTACGGTTGAGATCAACAGTACCACCATGAGCTACACGTTCAACAACCTGGGCATACAGTGCGTTAAAAAGAAGGACGTCGAGGAGGCACTGCGTTTGCGCCAAGAGATTCGTGTCGATCCGTACAGAA ctGGATTTGGGCACGCCAAGGAACCCGGCTCGATCGACCTTAACGCTGTCCGTCTGTGCTTCCAGGTGTTTCTTGAAGGTCAACAGCGCGGACGCTTCACAGAGCCGCTCACTCCGGTTGTGTCGGATATTATCTACGATAAGAAGGCCATGTCCGATCTGATTATCTGCCGGTTGAGCGACTGCTGTGCACCGGCATCCGGTGGAAAGGAGATCATTCTGCTCTGTGAGAAAGTTGTCAAAGAAGACATCAAGGTGCGGTTCTTCGAGAAGAAGGGCAATATTACGGTGTGGGAGAACTACGCAGAGTTTTCGCACACCGACGTGCACAAGCAAGTTGCCATTAGCTTCCGGACACCACCGTACAAAGCGATTGAAATAAGTGATCCTGTGCGG GTTTACGTGCAGCTGGAACGACCATCGGACAACACATACTCGGAGGTTCGAGATTTCCAGTTCATACCAGCAGACTCAGGTAGGCGTCGATTTTCCGCACTGCATCGTGAACTCATGAAAAATCCCAACGCTGATTCTCCCGAGAATCAGCTCATCAAGCGCATCTTGCTCGAGGGCTCCAACAGATCGGCCTTGGAGCAACAGACAGCCGTAGTTAAGCCCGCTAATGGTCCTGCTTTGCGTACCGAGGAAGTGATCGTACTTGACACACCGATCATTGAGGATAAGCCTTTCGTCGCAGAAACGGTAACCAGCGACCAGAAAACGACCGAATGGATACAACGAAACGAATTCAACGTGACAGCCAACAATGGAAACACTATCGGCGATGGCGGTTCCTCAGGCGATGACAATCAGATGATCATCGGTGACACTAACAACAACGTTTATCAGCCCAATTCGTTCGATCTGCCCGATGGCACGACGCACAACACTGACGCAAATGCGAATGTATTCGTTGCACCTGCTGCtaacgctgctgctgctggttctgCCGCTGTACCGGACGATGATCAGACTCTGAAGGAGCTGTTGGAGCAGGTGGCTGAGCTGGACGAGATCTACACCGATCACCAGCTGCGCCGCGAAAACTTGATACTGGAGCAGGAGTTAAAAACGCTCGAACAAACGGTACCCGTCCAGCTCGGATCACCCGGCGGTCAACCGATGGACATAGACGAGGTGTTTGATGATGCAGCCACTTACACTAGCCTTCAGCGGGCCTTCAAGAATCCGCTCTCGATTACGCTTGGTCCGCCGATTCCTCCGCGACCGGAGCATGCAAAGCTGGATGCGGGTGTGTACGATGCGGTGGAACCGCTCCATGTGCCCACGATCGATGTAACCTCGCTGAAGCGTGAATCgcaagaaatggaaaagctACCCCCATTGCCACCGAAGCGTGCCAAACCGAGTGTTCagaacaaggaaaacaacGCACTGGATGCAAACGATGAGGTGCTTTTGAATACGATCATACGCAAGGGTTCCATGCGCAGTTTGGCACCTCGTCCCCAGTCCgatcaaatcatcatcatgaaaTCGCCCGATAGTCCGCTGAATAAAAAGCTTCCGCCCACACCGCCCAGCTCACCCTCGAAGGGTTCTTCGAGTGCTGGAGGTACGGGACCGGGAGACTTTAGCACGCTGCCCAAGAACGGCAACAAAAAGCCGGGCTTTTTCTCCAAGTTGTTCTCACGTAAGAAGAGCAAATCGGACCTAACGGCCAGCACCAACACGCTCAATCGCAAGAACGCATCCGGCACCTCGAAAGAACCAAGTCTGACGGTGGACTTTAGCGGTACTGAGGGTTCGTCACCGCACCGCAAAGGTTCGCTGCGTGATTCGTCGTCGGGCGAGAAACGCAAGACCGGAAAACCGGTCGCTCGAAGCGTGAGTAGCGTTAGTGCCCGGCGACCAACTTCAGATGCCAATCCGGATTATATCTACATCCCGTTGAAGGGTGACGGACCGACGGGCGGTATGCAATCGCGCAATGGTGGCAGTGGAACGCACCTGTCGCTACCGGGCAACGATTCGTACGAGCGGGCTAGTACGGCTTCACTGCCACCGCTCGATCGCAAAGCGGTCAGCGCCTTGCAGCTGGATGTACCGATACAGGACGGTAATCTGGAGCTGGTAGCGATCGCCGATGCGCGCAGCATAAAGAATCTAGTCGAGGGCAACTACGGCGTTCAGCTGGACCCGAACGTGGATTTGACGGAGGCGGAACACTTTGCTCTCTATACCTCGATCGCCCCGAATGCCGCGCTCAGCGAGTTCGATGAAACTTCCTGCTATTATGCCCCCGTAGAACCAAGTCCACTGGTCGCCACCGTCCAACAGTATCCGCAGAAccagctgcagctgcagcagcagcagcagcaacagcatcagaGCCAAATCACACGAATGGTCACCGATAGTGATGTTTGA
- the LOC128710784 gene encoding uncharacterized protein LOC128710784: MAPTTAKVLSVLLLLAIGGAECNPFFGNNYVLPQGARLANAANAVVRNLDAAQTQVRAYLVNPTSSRFLNAGATALREYVGNTTLLMGQMFREVAQVAVDRATAPAVVFTRLTLAVQGVSEWNRNVSQSLDVFKQVFNYGDNSNTASYMESLRNSFAKNVQELSEVLGRLGDAIVPIAGQQLNTQQFLEVASANGTLQQLQDVVESVVRLSSDYTASVTKLVAAVRTANDFQSRAYTLLRTNQASINTNVDRYSSASNTSFYRFLTAADSLLTHLKDTNESFVFRWPLLFSPAVQEKLNLLNQSIDHLTWNLVQRTATVAQNLQRTSALFKEGDNPLSYVRDEADLYTRVMLDVLYGENFCATGFLASFNALPVQVTALVTGCLTEQTNLESQGATQLVSLATSFLRPYVTANYGRLNICFQQPFDKMTECLENIVETIDFRGKFFLLDLASQLYFEQVQQELPSCNDRLLEFVRNSGLREACQIPGNAT, encoded by the exons ATGGCGCCAACCACGGCAAAGGTACTCTCCGTGCTGTTGCTATTAGCGATCGGTGGTGCGGAGTGTAATCCTTTTTTCGGCAATAATTATGTGCTGCCGCAAGGCGCACGACTCGCGAATGCCGCAAACGCGGTGGTACGCAATCTGGACGCGGCCCAAACGCAGGTTCGTGCGTATTTGGTCAATCCCACATCGTCGCGGTTTCTGAACGCTGGAGCTACGGCATTGCGAGAGTACGTCGGCAATACGACGCTGCTGATGGGACAGATGTTTCGCGAGGTGGCACAGGTTGCAGTGGATCGTGCTACAGCACCGGCCGTGGTCTTCACCAGGCTAACGCTCGCCGTACAAGGTGTGTCCGAGTGGAATCGCAACGTATCCCAATCGCTGGACGTGTTCAAGCAGGTGTTCAACTACGGGGACAATTCCAACACGGCCAGCTACATGGAGTCGTTGAGGAATTCGTTCGCCAAGAACGTACAGGAACTGTCGGAGGTGTTGGGGCGTTTGGGTGATGCAATTGTGCCGATTGCTGGACAACAACTGAACACGCAACAATTCTTGGAAGTAGCATCGGCGAACGGAACGCTCCAGCAGCTTCAGGATGTGGTGGAATCGGTCGTGCGTCTGTCGTCTGACTATACCGCGAGTGTAACCAAGCTAGTGGCAGCAGTTCGTACGGCCAACGACTTCCAGTCACGAGCGTACACGTTGCTGCGTACTAACCAGGCGTCGATCAACACCAATGTGGATCGTTACAGCAGTGCTTCGAACACATCCTTCTACCGTTTCCTAACCGCGGCCGATTCTCTGTTAACTCATCTGAAAGACACGAACGAAAGCTTCGTCTTCCGTTGGCCGCTTCTCTTCAGCCCGGCCGTGCAGGAGAAGCTTAATCTGCTcaaccaatcgatcgatcatctGACCTGGAACTTGGTGCAGCGTACCGCTACCGTGGCTCAGAATTTACAGCGCACAAGCGCACTCTTCAAAGAGGGCGACAATCCACTGAGCTACGTGCGCGATGAAGCCGACCTGTACACGCGCGTCATGCTGGACGTTCTGTACGGTGAAAACTTCTGTGCCACCGGATTCCTGGCGTCGTTTAACGCTTTACCGGTACAGGTGACGGCGCTCGTAACCGGATGTCTAACTGAGCAGACGAACCTGGAGAGTCAAGGTGCGACGCAGCTCGTATCGCTAGCGACCAGTTTCCTGCGGCCGTACGTTACTGCCAACTACGGACGActaaacatttgtttccagCAGCCGTTCGATAAGATGACGGAATGTTTGGAGAAT atTGTTGAGACCATCGACTTCAGGGGAAAGTTCTTCCTGCTCGACCTAGCCAGCCAACTGTACTTCGAACAGGTACAACAGGAGCTTCCCTCCTGTAACGATCGCCTGCTGGAGTTTGTTCGGAACTCTGGACTTCGCGAGGCTTGCCAGATCCCGGGCAACGCCACGTAG
- the LOC128710781 gene encoding uncharacterized protein LOC128710781 produces the protein MNKGGVKVILQQGRVGRSKSVCNKDSPNHNPSNQYQLQPMPEPGPDRSPSTLTPSPGIGGPISPLDPGNVTPTPPAYTTLGGPVGNLFGTFATNFGNSAAPQQPNASVPIFETNLPGPSNGWVQPIPLHNQNVPSQQQSFNLGNFGSLPLTGESMLTMNTANTIPINNSQPNVGPPSMGSDLNFMNLDFTNLEPFNSSEIRSVLGTLSTTELNRLEHAANMQTSGNYQQNAISNQQQTLKALLATQQQQPQQEQGQTLPDRNDNDEDLTDSFTKLSTNDLN, from the exons ATGAATAAAGGCGGTGTGAAA GTTATCCTACAGCAGGGCAGGGTTGGCAGGAGTAAGAGTGTCTGCAACAAAG ACTCGCCCAATCACAACCCATCGAACCAATATCAGCTGCAACCGATGCCTGAACCGGGACCGGATCGATCGCCGTCCACGCTCACACCGTCCCCAGGCATCGGTGGTCCGATCTCACCCCTGGATCCCGGCAATGTGACACCTACCCCACCCGCCTACACCACACTGGGCGGCCCCGTCGGCAATCTGTTCGGTACCTTTGCTACCAATTTCGGTAACAGCGCAGCACCGCAGCAACCGAACGCCAGTGTGCCAATATTCGAAACCAACCTGCCCGGTCCATCGAACGGTTGGGTGCAGCCCATACCATTGCACAACCAAAACGTCCCTAGTCAACAGCAGTCCTTCAATCTGGGCAACTTTGGCTCGCTGCCACTTACCGGCGAATCGATGCTAACCATGAACACAGCGAACACGATCCCCATCAACAACAGCCAGCCGAACGTGGGTCCACCCTCGATGGGGTCCGATTTGAACTTTATGAACCTGGACTTTACGAACCTCGAACCGTTTAACTCGTCCGAGATACGATCCGTACTGGGGACGCTCTCTACGACGGAGCTGAACCGTCTGGAGCATGCGGCAAACATGCAGACGTCCGGTAATTACCAGCAAAATGCCATCTCCAACCAGCAGCAAACTCTGAAGGCTCTCTTGgcaacacagcaacagcaaccccAGCAGGAACAAGGCCAAACGCTACCGGATCGAAACGACAACGACGAGGACCTGACCGATAGCTTTACGAAACTCAGCACCAACGACTTAAACTAA